Below is a genomic region from Scytonema millei VB511283.
GAACTCTGGAACGGACGTTTAGCAATGATTGGATTCCTTGCTTATTTACTATGGGATCTAGCTGGCTATAGCGTACTGCGCAACGTACTTCATCTGATTCGCTAATTCTATTCGTTAGCTTAACAGAAGTAGAGATGTTATATACAACGTCTCTACTATTCATCAGTAT
It encodes:
- a CDS encoding chlorophyll a/b-binding protein; protein product: MESRPATDLPQVAKAYNGVDRNSFLFGWNPQAELWNGRLAMIGFLAYLLWDLAGYSVLRNVLHLIR